The Ziziphus jujuba cultivar Dongzao chromosome 5, ASM3175591v1 genome segment atTAGAGCTTGGATTGATATTTAGCTCAATCTATTCAGATGTTTGGAGAGATGCTaacagatttttgttttttgtttgtttgtttgtttgttttttttttttttttttttggggaattttGTACTCTATTATGGAATGTTCAAGCTACGGGCAACGACAATATATCGACTGTGATGAGCGTGACCAGTGTTATGGATGTGATTGGTGTAACAGCCACTGATGTTGTTGATGCCAATGTGATTGCGAGTTTAATAGCTATGGGCGTGATGGTTGTGAGTATTATGGTTACTGGTATGATGAACATTATCAATGTGATGAACGGGAATTGCCTATTGAGAGTGAATGGCCTTTTGGCCATATGCCTAAGATTGATTCTTGAAAAATCGTTATCCAATGTGACCTTTGCATTTTAAGAAAATACGGACGTCGGCATTAGAGACtctccatgtatatatatatatatatatatatatatataatattatttatagttttGATTTTGTAGGCTACTTAGCTCATTTTGTAGTGCTAGATATTAATATGACATAAAACTAAATGGGGTAAAGAAGAAAATGCataagattttcaattttattctaaagaaaaatcaagTGTTATTTAAACACAATAtgagaatttaattaatttccattaaAAAGTCACTTTTCCTTTATAGGTTTTTAGCATCAaaggaacaaaaataaaaataatgctttaaattaatattgatatatGATTTGTCAATCCTACTTCTAGATATGCAATAACAAAAAGTAAGATAGGCAGCCCACTAGATCATTACTtgttatatatatgcaaattataTCTTATTGCCATGGAAAAAATCTTCAAATGTCCCATTTTGCTACCTGTGTACCATGCTCTACATATATATCTAGTATTGCTAAGTGCTCCTTGGTGTCCCAAGCTATACCACAAGATAGAGGGGAGGGGTGTAAGGCCCTCTCCATACTTTTAACTAGTTGCTAttacttttgaaattttatgattGCTCtgttaatatatttgtatacatGAAAGAATAATCTTtgatggtttatatatatatatgtatataaaatattctttgTTGTGTCCATATGCGGACTTTTGGTAGAGTCAAATTAGAAGAAGGTTTTAGATGCTTTCTAATTTAAGGAAAGCGTGAGATGGTGataaatttttatgttgtcaTTACAAGAAAGCATGCATGGAAATAACCTGAGTTGTCCTTACAAGAGAGAATGAATGGAACACTTCATATGGACACTTGTCATGGATTGGTTTAGTACCAAATTTTCACCATTCTTTAAGCCAAAACCAAATGAGTATATATTTCATTCTCTTCACATCTCTTCTTTTTGGCCATCATAGTTAATACTTCTTGTTACTAGAGTTTTGCAAGCCGATCCAAGCTTTGAAAAAAGTGTTCTAGAGTTTTTGCTTGCTTAAGGTAAATTGTTAAGGTTGAGAGTTTGGAGATTCTTATTTGTGGTTAAGGAAAGAGTAACAAGCTACTGAGGTCGCTGTTTTCGTCGATTTTGATTTGGAATATCAAAGTCATAATTCACTCTTTAAAGGAAGCTAAAAATTATGTTACAAAATGATTCTTCCATTAGAgatatttcaattaataaacTGTCCTGGCAGCTTTTGTTTCAACGGCTGTGGTTTAAgttgcaaaatttattttgctGAGAGGTTTGTTTCATCTGTTGGTAGACTAGACAAGCTTTCTATAACCTTTCGCATCACTCTATTTGGTTAAAATTGAAGGAGTTATCATCTTTTGAAGTTGGGACAAGAAAACTGCCCTGTTTTCTGTATAATGCAGATTCCCTGAAAGTTGCGCATCGGTGGAGTACCTTGGAGACGTCTAAATaagttgaatttttaatacatttacctTAACATGTTAATTTGTGATCTAGAATGTTAAAGCTTTATTTTAAGTTTGTATGAATTATGGAGAATTTTTTAAGTCGGATAcctaaaaatgattttaatattgAGCAGTTTTATTACCTTGAGTTGACTAAGTGATTTTCAGGTACTTTGGATTATCTTTTGGACTTAAGTTTTTTCAGAGATTTAGTTCTATAGTCTAGATTGTCTCTAACAAGTTTTAGGTCCAAAACTTTTGTCAATCTTTGGAAATTGTCATAGTAAATTCAGTAGTTTAATAAGGTTGAGGCAAAAGAATATTGTTATGCTTGTTCTTAGTTTATTAATAGTTAAGTTTCAAATTCTTTGTTTAGTCAAGAGTTTAGTTAAGATATATGTATTGCTTTGTTTGTTATAGGACTTGGTTATAATTTAAAGATTTAGAATTTCAAAGAAGTAACAAAGttccatatttttcaaataaaattgcatCTTATTTGTGTTTGTGCTacgttattatatattttgatgattatATGATTATATAATATGTATCCTAATGCTGTTTATGTTGAGATCAATGtgattattttatgttgtttttgttaAAACACATTGATAATAAAGTACATGAGCATACATAGTATCGAAAGCATTCATGAAATGAAAGAGATATTAAGCATCAAAACTTcctagtcatttaaaatattgtggGCACGTCATGACCACCAGTGCACACAACTTATTATTTTGGATCCAGTATATGAAAGTGTTAACTTCATCTAAAAAACTGGTGAGGATGAGCACATGAAAGAGTTTTCCCACAAAGGGATGGTGTTGGCCAGCCTAGAATGGAAAAATGTTgagcaaaaagaagaaataaaatgataacatgAGAGTAGGTTCATTTGGCTAGACATGACAGTTCACTTCATGTCTATGGAGGTTTAGAAACAAAGTTTTGCTTATAAGGTCTACAAAAGATCATATGATTAGATGATTTTGGTAAACATGCCATACTTgagcataaaaagaaaaagagttgaTGCATAGTTTTAAAGGGAGAAAACACATGAATTTAAGCATTATGCATTTCATATGCATTACATCATGTAGTTTACTTACTAAGGGAAGGCTATGACATTGCGGAAGTTGTAAAATATAGAGGGTGGAGGTTATGGGGGTCCAACCTTTTATCTCCTAAGGCCCAAGCCCATTAGGTAGCAACCCTAGAAACCCTAgagagagcattataaatagatgctcatttttcattcttttatcACATAACATACAGTATAGACAATATAGGTTTTTTAACAGAggctgagagaagttttttgttgtataaattttatagttataatatatcttttttttttctcaattttcgtaccttttgtctctctttatttttctgtattggttttgtgtgtttttggtGATCAAGGATCACAAAAGAggtgttggagtttggtgtggtttttgggttcacttggccaagagtgttgtacacaaggtgttggtcttgtgcacaacctttaatctggttttcaatttggtatttaggtgatttttatgtttgtttttagtatggtgatattgaggtttgttaaggttttagtttggaagaaagaaaaagaagatgaagaagaagagaagatgctagGGTTCAAAACACCACATTTGACAGCACACtagttgatttttcattttattcatttgttgcataatatagatacaaaacttgtttcacacatgtgaagtgtatgagaccaaatggaagtctttaaaattcaaaaattgcaCATTTCCCATCCAAAAATCTGATACAAAACGTTCAAATACcagctcacatgtgagtgcacaaATATGGTAAAGGTTGGTGggattttgaacttcaaaagacTGTCTCTTCCAAATCGGATAATGCTACTTTGACCTGATGGAAGGCTGGAATATCTTCATCTAAATTGCCTAAATTTTGACATGTGGTATGTTGAAATATTAAGTATGAAATCTGCAGAATACCATATCCAAAGAATtaggtaaggcctccaattcatctcaaacccatgGGCCATAACTGTTTGAAATCTCaacagttatgccaacttgcaactttcatatcttgggcttcccaagtcctttttgAATCattctttttgatgtattttcttttacatgtctattacaacatatcaaAAAACAATAACTTGGTTCTAAAAACCCAGAATATGCtagccccaacaatggacctatgttgctggaaacacaatttccagtacataaccattttacaaaacaaaatcaatacccaacaaagagacaattcctaagctaaatacaaaaaaacttaggcattcaaaagacattgaaaagaacataaaacatagacataaatattgatttaagaTATTCAACATAATATTTCTTGTAAAAACAGAAAgatggtgcaaaccttggtggactTTGCCTTGCACAAGGCGAAAatattaccaccttttcaacctCTTCCTTGGTAATCTTGCGAAAGACATTAAGGAGAGTCCTCAATGCCTCAAATCCGGTCTTTTCAAGTGGCTTTGTGAACACATCCGTAAGGTTCTCCTCCTAATTCACATATTCCAAACAaacaaacttctccaaaatcTTCAAATTCCCTCAAGGAATGATATTTCATTAGAATATGTTTTATTCTTCCATGTTGTATGGGGTTCTTGGGTATTGAAATTGTTGAaatgttgtcacatttgatgatggttggactTTCTTGAGTATGACCAAGATCTCCCATAAACTTCTTTAGCCATAtacattggtttgcacaagttgagcaagcaatgtatttGGCTTCCCCGGTACTTTAAGCCGTTAtgctttgcttctttgcattccatgagaaatgACCACTCCCAAGTGAAAAAAAGTAGTCTAAAGTACTTTTCATATCATCAATGCAGCCCACCTAATCACTATATGAATAACCAACAAGCTTTAACTCATCCTTTACTTTATACTAAACTTCATAATCACTAGTGCCCTTATTATACCTAAGAACTCTTTTGGCACCTCTAAGGTGAGTTTGGGTGGGTGCTTGCATGTATCTTGAAAGCACACATGGCATACATAATATCAGGTTTAGATGAGCACACATAAAGCAAATTATCAATCAAGGATCAATAAAGAGTAGGATTTCCTTTCaatgtgccatcctccttttggTACTTCTCTCTTTGGATCATTGAAGTTCTCATTGAATTGCATTCTTCAATATTAAACTTCTTTAAGAGATCCTTGATGTActttttttatgatataaatattcctctttggcattatattacttccacaccaaggaagtaattcatgagaCCCAAGTTAAACATCTCAAACTCCTTAAGTTCATGCCTTAGCTTATCCACATTCTTTGGATCCTCACCGGTGACCCATaaatcatccacatacaaaGAGACCACCACCATACTTCCTTTAATCCTCATATACAAGGTGGGTTCATTTTGGCTGCTCCTAAAGTCATGCCAAGCAAGTAGCCATCAATCCTTAAGCACTTTTAGGTGGacctactttgattttcaaccattttCTTAAATTCCATAAACTTTTCAAGAACTTGTGATTTGtgtgtgagaaaataaaccCAACACATTTTAGAATAGTCATTAATGAAGGTAAGAAAGTATCTACAACCACTCAAGGAAGACACACTCATGGGACCACATACATTTGAATGAACAAATTCTAACTTCTCCTTGGCTCTCCATGCAACGGTTTTAGGAAATGGTAATATAGTGGACTTTCCAAGTTAACAATCTTCACACACATTTTTAACATTATCAATCAAAGTCATTtcattcaccaaagcattaggattcttcattgcaccataactagagtgaccaagccttttatgccaaaattgagaaatggactcaatTTTGCTTCTCAAAGCTTGTTCATTATCTAGTAAATTTACcctatagcttttatctttcaaggaaaatttaaacacctaatttccaaaagcatccgatatcaaacaaccattacaatcaaagttcaaaatatatcccttttcaaccaattatgcaacactcaacaagttttcacacaatgaaggcacatatagaacattttggataagttttgtacCTTTATTAGTATCCAATGAGATGTCTCCTTTTCCTTTTACATCCATGAAGTTTCCATTCTCAATCTTCATCCTTGTCTTGTAGGATTGGTCAAGCCccacaaagttggtttcttcaaaaatcatgtGGTATGAACAACCACTATCTACCAaccaaccaaaaccactacttggAGTTTTAAGGCATGTAGCCAAAAATAAAGTCTTGGCCTCTTCATTTACCACATTTACTTGTTACCTTCCCTGCTTGCATATTTTACCAACTTGTGCTCTTTATCCACATTTGTCACAAGTTGCATCCTATCTCCAAAAGCACTTGTTTAGTGCATGTCCATGCTTCTTGCAAAGGGGGTAAGATGGATAACCTCCATGGTTTTGTCGTTGTCCTCTTTGTTGTTGccttgcattgttgttgttgttgaaattgTTGAAACCTCCATAACCGGTTCCACCtttgttcttgttgttgttcttttttgctttgactagacATAAAAGCATTTTCCAAAGACTCCTCATTTCTTATGGCTTTTCTTTGTTTGGTTGTTTGGAgggcattgatgagctcactcaaagtAATCTCACTAAGATTCTTTGATTCCTTaagggaagaaatcttagcttcaaacttttCAAGTAAGATTACCAATACATTCTTTACAACCCTTTTGGTTGGTCAATGGCTTTTCAAGGACTCTAATTTGGTTTATAACCTTTAGTAGTCTATCAGTGAAGTCCTTAACcaactaattttttttcattctaatagtttcaaactctcttcttaagtttaaaacttgcatttttcTAGTCCTAGCATTTCCTTAaaattcttcttgcaactttaaccaaacttctctagcacttatacaagacatgattctagtgaagatggagTCACTCACTGAAGAATGAAGGATTGTCAAGGCCTTGAATCCTTTGGCTATCTCGGTCTCATGTACAAGTTTTTATGCTTGTGTGACATTTGCTTTcaactcctcaacttcataaACTTTTTCCATCACATCCCAAAGTCCAAAGGCttgtaggtaggctttcatctttatgctccaaatggagtagttttggccttcaaattttggtggagtgggtggtgcaaaactttgagaagccatgacacAAAACTGGATTTTGAAGAAAGTAACTTTTGGGTTGGATTTTTCGTGAGTTTTCAAGCTAGATTTTGTAccatttcaaaccaaaaatgaaggGAATGAAATGGGGGGTTCTCTCACAAGAAAACAAGTTAGAAAGAAAGCTCACAAAGTCTctcaatggttcaaacaaagctttgataccatgttggagtttggtgtggtttttagGTTCACTTGAACAAGAATGTTGTACACAAGCTGTTAGTCTTGTGTACAACTTTTAATTCGGTTTTCGATTTggtatttaggtgatttttgtgtttatttttggtatggtgatattgaggTTTGTTCGGGTTTTAGtttggaagaaagaagaagaatatgaagaagaagagaagatgctagGGTTCAAAACACCACATTTGACAGCACACTAGttgaattttcatttcattcatttgttgcataatatagatacaaaacttgtctcacacatgtgaagtatgtgtgagaccaaatggaagtctttaaaattcaaaaattacacatttcCCATCCAAAAAATCTGATACAAAACATTCAAATACcagctcacatgtgagtgcacaaATATGGCAAAGGTTGGTGggattttgaacttcaaaagacTATCTCTTCCAAATCGGATAATGCTACTTTGACCTGATGGAAGGTTAGGATATCTTTATCCAAATTTcttgaattttgacatgtggGATGTTGAAATGTTAAAGATGGAATTTGGAAATACCAGGtgcaaaagaattgggtaagaccttcaattcatctcaaacccatgGGCCATAACTGTCGAAAATCTCAatagttatgccaacttgcaacttCCATATCTTAGGCTTTCCAagtcctttttgagtcattcttttttatatattttcttttacatgtctattacaacatatccaaaaaccaTAATTTGGTTCTAAAAACTTTGAATATGCCAGCCCTAAAAATGGATCTATGTTGCTTGAAACACAATTTCCAGCACATaatcattttacaaaacaaaagtaatacccaacaaagaaacaattcctaagctaaatacaacaaaacttaggcattgaaaagatattaaaaggaacataaaacatagatataaatattgatttaagaCATTTAACATAATATTTCTTGTAAACAAAGAAAGATGGTGCAAATATTGGTTGACTTtggcttgcacaaggtggccatattaccaccttttcaatagGAGGTTTGTCAGGTATGAGAGTGATGCATATTGCGTGGTTCATGCCTTCCTTAAGCTAGCAAAGATGCTTTTCATTTGTCAGCTGAATCTCTTCTAAACAAAGTGACTAGCTTTGTGATGTAGGAAGTCAAAATGGAATCACCAAGGAGCAATTCTCAGGTCTTCAATCTGTCCAGAATTTACTCTGGTCCAATTCCTTGTTCTTTCGAACaacaacagagaaaaaaaaatcaagcttaatatatcaaaaataatGGTCTCTGCCCTATTACATTCAGAAAACTAATTCTTATATCCCTCGTTGTCACCACGCAGGGTGagtaaaataaaagaagcaaaGCCACATCagcaagaaaattaaaaaagaaaacaaaacgcAGCGTTTCTCAATTgtctatttatattaaaaaagacaGAGTTATGCAGCATGTATATCTGGTTTTCTCAGCTGCATCACTTTGTGCCTTTTTGATTGTGTAAATATTGTTTGGGTTCCGGAAACTTGTAACAGATTTGTTCATATGTCTTGTAATTAGGCTTTGAGAAATTCCTTTGACGGTTTTTTAAAACCCCGAAGCAGCTATATAAAGATTTTGTAATCATCATGGATCAGGAGAGAGGCTCTTTTGCTAGCTTCTGACCTTGTGGCAAGCCCCTGTTAACTTGCCTCACTTTTCGGTTTATAAACCCTTATTGTccatcaaaaacataaaaaaaaaaaaaataataataataaaaaaaaaaaaaaaaaaagaagacgaagaagaagaagttgaggAGTCCTTTAATTCCAATTTGATATTGCCGTGTCGTATATTCTAAGGGCATTGTCCAAGTGGAACACGTCCTGTCTAGTttgacattttttaaaaaataataataaaaagtagatGAGTCCTTTCTAGTTTGATGCTGCCGTGTCTTATACGTTGAAGGCATAGTCTTAAGTCCAAGTGCTTTTTATATTGCCGGGTCCTTTTACtacagttttatttatttattttttttgaagtttgaaaaaCAAACTATCAGTCTTAAGTTTAGCATAAACAAATCCATTGgccaacataataaaaaaatccattcaCAACTTCAAAGCCTATGAAAACCATCCATTTCCATTAATGGAatctttgtatttctttttctcctttgcTACTATCACTTCTTGCTTCGCATTTCTTCCATCTCTCACCGTCTCAGATCTCATTTCCAACCATTCTGTTCTTCCAAACTTCACAGCAACCTACCTTCAACTCCTCGAAAACAATGGCAGTTTCTTGAACTCTATCAATGGCACTTTCACGGCCTCTACACAGAGTGCATCACAGAGGTCTTCAAGCTTCTACTCCTCCATCTTCATCATCCATCAGCCCACTCACACTGACATCTGGACGGCCAATGGCAACAAATCCATTTCAAACACTGCTAAACTATCACTCACCATCCATGGCCTCTCCATTACCGATGGCTCTAACAATGTTATCTGGTCCACACCAGCTTTTAGCTCTCCCGTTGGAGCACTCCGGCTCTTAGAGACAGGGAACCTTGTGTTGGTTGATAACATGAACGTGTCTCTATGGGAGAGTTTCAATTATCCCTCAGACACCATCGTCATGGGACAGAGCTTTCCTGTAGGAAAATCTTTGTTCAGTTTTGCAGGAGACACCAACTTGTCGGCCGGTGATTATCGGCTTACACTTGCCGGAGATGATTTGTTGTTGCAGTGGATGGGACAGACATATTGGAAACTCTTCATGGATATAAATGCCTACAGGAATTCAAACAAGCCAGTTTCGTATATGGTGGTGAACAACACTGGTTTGAATCTATACGGGGATGATGGAACGGTAGTTATTCAAGTTAACTTGGAGGCATTAGTTTTAGGATGGCCAAGTTGGGATCAGAAGGGAGGTTTACGATCATGAGCTCAACGGCAGATAAGTGGGTTGAAGAATTTATTGCTCCTGAATACAGTCGAGTTCCAGCAATTTGCGGAAAAATGGGAGTTTATGACACAGGCAAAATGTCTTGTACGTGCCCATCTGGTTTTCATAGAGGACCAGGTGAAAACGGTGGTTGTGTGCCAAAAGATAATACATTATCTTTGCCTACAGCATGTAATTCAGGTGCCAATAATGGCTCGGGATTGAATTTGATGTCAATTTCTTATTTGAAACTTGAGGATGGGATGGACTATTTTGCTAATAATTTTATGGCGCCTGAGGAGCTTGGTGTAAACCTATCAACATGTCAAGATCTATGCTCCAAAAATTGTTCATGCTTGGGCTTTTTCTATAGAAATCACTCTGGCAATTGTTATATGCTTCGGAATGATCTCGGTTCCATATACACTGGTACAAAAAATCGCATTGGCTACATAAAGACTTCATTAGCAGCTTCTTCCACCACAGttagcaaaaaggaagaaaaattccCAGTAGCAGGAATGGTGTTAATACCTATATTTGGCTTCTTCATGTTAATCACCATTATGGTCCTAGCAATTCTCTGGCTAAGAAAAACAAGGTATTCAAAAGTTGTAGCGGCTACGAATCTGGGCAGTTGGAATTCATCTTCATCAGCACCAGAGCTTACAGTGACCACTCTTCCAGGTTTGCCAATAAGATTTGATTTTGATGAGCTTGTTTCTGCTACTGAAAATTTCAAGAACAGTATTGGAAGTGGCGGCTTTGGCACTGTTTATAGAGGTACTCTGCCAGACCAAACTGCTGTCGCAGTGAAAAAGATAACAAATCTAGGAGCCACTGCCAAGAAGGAATTCTACACCGAGACTGCAATCATCGGAAGCATTCGCCATGCCAATCTAGTTAGATTGAAAGGATTTTGTATCCATGGAAATCTGCGCCTTCTAGTATTTGAGTTCATGAATAAAGGATCCTTGGAAAAGATTCTTTTCGGAACAGGGTTGGTTCTAGAATGGAAAGAGAGATTGAAAATAGTGCTAGGAATAGCAAAGGGACTTGCTTATTTACATAGTGGATGTCAACACAAGATCATCCACTGTGACATCAAGCCAGAGAACATTCTACTGCACGGAGAAGGTTCAGCGAAAATCTCCGATTTTGGGATGTCAAAGCTGCTAGATCACCATGGAAACTCCAAGCTATTAACGATTATGAGAGGGACAAGAGGCTATATGGCACCTGAATGGCTCACTAGCTCTGGCATCACTGACAAATCAGATGTTTATAGCTTTGGGATGGTTTTACTGGAAATTGTGAGTGGAAGAAGGAATTGCTCATTGTTGATACAAAGCACTGAATCCGGATCAAATGGCCCATCCTTCTCTTCTTCGAGTCTTGAATCAGGATCCGTTTATTTCCCTGCAGTTGCACTGGAATTGCATAAGCAAGGAATGTATTTGAAGCTAGCAGACCCAAGACTAGAGGGGCGAGTGGATAGTGAAGAGGTTGAGAAGATGGTGCGGGTGGCTCTGTGTTGTGTACAGATAGTGCCAGAGCTTAGGCCAACTATGGCTGAAGTGGTTGCCATGTTGGAAGATCGATTGTCTTTAAGTGAGCCTAGGATCGAGGCCTTGAATTTCTTGCAGTCATTTGGAGGGAGACTCACCAAACATGCACAAAACTAACAAGGATACGATGAAGGAAATAATAGATTTTACGACAGGCCTTTAATGTAATCTGCACcagaatctatatatatgtcctaccattattagttttttaaataattattaggtTCTTGGATATGATGGTCCGAGGTTGAGAAAGAGCATTTAATAAAGCATCAATCTACTAGTGAACTTTGCATTAAATGATGTTCATCTCACTGGAAAATTACAAGCTTATGGTGTTCTTATAGCAGTGCCATAATACCTTCCTCCTGATGAAATTCATCTCCTCtctaacaaattttttattctttattttatatggatTCTGATGAAAGTTAGTGGTCGAAGTgttcaaagattttttttttttttggtattttttattttatttttaaaaacaaagtgATCAAAGATTGAAAAAGTCAATGGGACTCCTCCCTTGCCAAAAGTGAACTAACAAATCAATATCTATCATTGTCCTCGATGGCTCTCTAAAATTCAAGTCTGGTTGGCCTCGATGACTCTCTAGAATTGAAGACTGGTCGGAGTTAAAGAAACTTCCTTGATTAAAGTCGACCTTTATGGCATCTATATATGACTGAGACTAAGATTTTGCTTGATTCTTTGTGCACAGAAAATAAAACTGCAGGAAAAAGTCGTCTGTGAAACAGGATTATGGACTTTTAGGGTCGAAATTCTTTTCCACAGCAAACCTCTAGGTAGAATTCGGAAAGCTTTATAGGCATGTGCATTGGGACCTTTTCTTTATGATAAAAAGCATTGGGACATTTCATAAGCCaaaatttttcaagtttttgagaTATAAAGTAACTAACTATCTATCAAACAATTGCTATATGCTACAATACTGGGGAGTTCAGGTCCAGCACTGTTTTTGAGCAATATCAATATTGCATCATCCATTctattttctttacaaacataataaattttcaatttcacaatatatatatatatatatatatatatgttatacatatatatatatatgtgatgaaTTTAATAGAATTGGGCTTACATGGTAAGTCACAGATCAGTATAGCATATGCAATGTAAAAATATAAGGTTCTGGCTCTCTGTCAGCTTCCCGGAGAGTTTTAAATGCTGTGCTTCAGGATTACATCTTTGAAAAACATAGCTGCGAGAACATTATAAACAGCGATACCAAGAATTATTTGATTGAGAGAATCAGTTTAAAAACCCACAAGCCTCCAGATTTAGTTTGCAGAAACCATCATTAGTATGCAAATGGTACACCGTACAGCATCTGGAGGGAGAGAAACccctttttaatatattaaaggcCTGTGCAGTGTGCACCCTTCAATATCCATAGTTCAGTTATCCCCTCTAAAAAGTACTGTCTAGGTTACCACATCTGCTC includes the following:
- the LOC107435570 gene encoding G-type lectin S-receptor-like serine/threonine-protein kinase At5g35370 encodes the protein MAKLGSEGRFTIMSSTADKWVEEFIAPEYSRVPAICGKMGVYDTGKMSCTCPSGFHRGPGENGGCVPKDNTLSLPTACNSGANNGSGLNLMSISYLKLEDGMDYFANNFMAPEELGVNLSTCQDLCSKNCSCLGFFYRNHSGNCYMLRNDLGSIYTGTKNRIGYIKTSLAASSTTVSKKEEKFPVAGMVLIPIFGFFMLITIMVLAILWLRKTRYSKVVAATNLGSWNSSSSAPELTVTTLPGLPIRFDFDELVSATENFKNSIGSGGFGTVYRGTLPDQTAVAVKKITNLGATAKKEFYTETAIIGSIRHANLVRLKGFCIHGNLRLLVFEFMNKGSLEKILFGTGLVLEWKERLKIVLGIAKGLAYLHSGCQHKIIHCDIKPENILLHGEGSAKISDFGMSKLLDHHGNSKLLTIMRGTRGYMAPEWLTSSGITDKSDVYSFGMVLLEIVSGRRNCSLLIQSTESGSNGPSFSSSSLESGSVYFPAVALELHKQGMYLKLADPRLEGRVDSEEVEKMVRVALCCVQIVPELRPTMAEVVAMLEDRLSLSEPRIEALNFLQSFGGRLTKHAQN